The Rhinoraja longicauda isolate Sanriku21f chromosome 25, sRhiLon1.1, whole genome shotgun sequence genome has a window encoding:
- the psmd9 gene encoding 26S proteasome non-ATPase regulatory subunit 9 isoform X2, whose translation MSTEQTQSTAMEEVQQLVMRKESMEAQIKAYYDILEGQKHAGMDGPLVDVEGYPRSDIDVYQVRTARHNIICLQNDHKALMKEIEEALHKLHARDKEKHRSDEAGAHQETMEQESRILPAFAKVDTVIPGSPASMSGLQVDDEIIEFGSVNTRNFQNLQNIAKVVQHSEGKPISITVTRNGQNIHLSLTPQQWSGRGLLGY comes from the exons ATGTCGACCGAGCAGACGCAGAGCACAGCGATGGAGGAGGTGCAGCAGCTGGTGATGAGGAAAGAATCCATGGAGGCGCAGATCAAAGCTTACTACGACATcttggagggg CAAAAACATGCCGGAATGGATGGGCCATTAGTTGATGTTGAAGGATATCCGCGATCGGATATTGATGTTTACCAAGTTCGAACAGCTCGACATAATATCATTT GTCTACAAAATGATCATAAAGCCTTGATGAAAGAGATTGAGGAAGCACTGCACAAACTGCATGCACGTGACAAGGAAAAGCATAGAAGCGATGAGGCCGGGGCACATCAAGAAACAATGGAACAGGAAAGTCGAATATTACCTGCTTTTGCCAAAGTAGACACTGTTATTCCAGGTTCGCCAGCCAGTATGTCA GGTTTGCAGGTTGATGATGAAATTATAGAATTTGGCTCTGTAAATACACGGAATTTCCAAAATTTGCAAAATATTGCCAAGGTCGTCCAGCATAGTGAAGGG AAACCCATAAGCATAACAGTCACTCGAAATGGACAGAATATACACCTCAGTCTCACACCGCAGCAATGGAGTGGAAGAGGGTTGTTAGG
- the psmd9 gene encoding 26S proteasome non-ATPase regulatory subunit 9 isoform X1: protein MSTEQTQSTAMEEVQQLVMRKESMEAQIKAYYDILEGQKHAGMDGPLVDVEGYPRSDIDVYQVRTARHNIICLQNDHKALMKEIEEALHKLHARDKEKHRSDEAGAHQETMEQESRILPAFAKVDTVIPGSPASMSGLQVDDEIIEFGSVNTRNFQNLQNIAKVVQHSEGKPISITVTRNGQNIHLSLTPQQWSGRGLLGQYKEKI from the exons ATGTCGACCGAGCAGACGCAGAGCACAGCGATGGAGGAGGTGCAGCAGCTGGTGATGAGGAAAGAATCCATGGAGGCGCAGATCAAAGCTTACTACGACATcttggagggg CAAAAACATGCCGGAATGGATGGGCCATTAGTTGATGTTGAAGGATATCCGCGATCGGATATTGATGTTTACCAAGTTCGAACAGCTCGACATAATATCATTT GTCTACAAAATGATCATAAAGCCTTGATGAAAGAGATTGAGGAAGCACTGCACAAACTGCATGCACGTGACAAGGAAAAGCATAGAAGCGATGAGGCCGGGGCACATCAAGAAACAATGGAACAGGAAAGTCGAATATTACCTGCTTTTGCCAAAGTAGACACTGTTATTCCAGGTTCGCCAGCCAGTATGTCA GGTTTGCAGGTTGATGATGAAATTATAGAATTTGGCTCTGTAAATACACGGAATTTCCAAAATTTGCAAAATATTGCCAAGGTCGTCCAGCATAGTGAAGGG AAACCCATAAGCATAACAGTCACTCGAAATGGACAGAATATACACCTCAGTCTCACACCGCAGCAATGGAGTGGAAGAGGGTTGTTAGG